Genomic DNA from Deltaproteobacteria bacterium:
ATACTCTTCGGACTGCTCTTCGAACAACTCCCAGCAAGGCATGCTCACTACCCGGGCGTCGATATTTACCCGGGCAAGCTCTTTCTGGGCTTGCAGGATGAGCGCCACTTCAGAACCGGAAGCAATTAGAATGACCTCCGGCACGTCGGCCTTTTCTCTGGCAAGAATGTAGGCACCCTTGCGCAGACCCTCGGCAGCTGCTGCCGTCGTCCGCTCAAATACTGGCAACCCCTGTCTACTGAGAATCAACATGGTGGGTCCGTCGGTACGCTCCATTGCCACTCTCCAGGCATAGGAAACCTCATTGGCATCCGCGGGCCGAATCACCCGCATATGGGGCATTGCTCGAAAAGAGGCTAGCTGCTCTATGGGCTGATGGGTAGGTCCGTCTTCACCGACACCAATGGAGTCATGCGTCAGCACGTAGATGACAGGAAGCTTCATCAAGGCAGCCAATCTCATGGCAGGCCGGGCATAATCGCTGAAAATGAAGAAGGTGGCGGCATAGGGGCGCACCCCACCATGCAGTGCCATTCCAGAACAGCAGGCGGCCATCGCATGCTCCCGCACACCCCAGGCAATGTTGCGGCCATGATATGTATCCTTACCAAAATAAGGGGAATCGGGCAGCAGGGTCTTTGTGGATGGGGCAAGATCAGCACTGCCCCCCATCAACCAGGGCACCTTGTCGGCAAAAGCCTGCAAGACCTTGCCCGAGGCGGCCCTTGTGGCCAGTGGTCCGTCGTCCACATGGAACCGGGGAATGTCTCGGTCCCAGTCCGCTGGAAGTTCACCAGCAAGCACCCGGCGAAACTGTCTTGCCAACTCAGGAAAGCTATCGCTGTAGGCAGCAAACAAGCCCTCCCAGGTCTCTTGCAGTTCCTGCCCCTGACGTAATGCCGGCTGGCGCATGTGCGACAATACTTCCTCGGGCACCAGAAAGGTTTCGTCCTCGGGCCAGCCGTAAAAGCGTTTTGTCAGTTTCACTTCCTCTTCACCCAGCGGTTCACCATGCGCCTTGGGACTGTCCTGTCGATTAGGGGAGCCGTAGCCGATGTGAGAGCGCACTATGACCAGTGAGGGCCGTGCTTTTTCTTTTCTAGCCTCAGCCAGGGCAGCGCTCAGCGCCTCTATGTCGTTTGCCCTGTCCCCCACGTCCAGCACATGCCAGTGGTATGCAGTGAACCTCCCGGTCACATCATCTGAATAAGTGAGGTCTGTATCACCTTCAATGCTGATATGGTTGTCATCGTAGACGCAAATAAGCTTGCCCAGGCCAAAATGACCGGCCAGAGAAGCAGCCTCGTGCGAAGCACCTTCCATCAGGTCGCCGTCGCTGCAAAAAGCATAGGTGAAATGGTTTACAATAGGGAAACCCTCCCTGTTGAAAACTGCTGCCAGGTGCGCCTCTGCCATGGCCATGCCCACCGCATTCATTATGCCCTGGCCAAGGGGGCCTGTGGTTGTTTCCACCCCGGGAGTGAGCCCAAATTCAGGGTGACCCGGAGTCTTGCTGCCCCATTGCCTGAAGTTCTTGATGTCCTCCAGTGAGATATCATAGCCGGTGAGAAACAACATGGCATAGAGCAGCATTGAAGCATGGCCGCAGGAAAGAACGAACCGGTCCCTGTTGAACCAGTCAGGATTTCGCGGGTTGTGGCGAAGAAACCTTTTCCAGAGTACGTAGGCCAGCGGTGCCAGGGCCATAGGCGTCCCTGGATGGCCTGAGTTGGCTTTCTGAATAGCGTCCATCGCCAAGGTACGGATGGTGTGAATTGTCAGATCAACTGCTGCATTTTGCTCGCTGGCCATTGAAAGTCCTCCTTTCCCTGAAACCCAGATTCCTGGTCAATACCACGCTTTCTAGAAGTGCTCTGCCTCCTTGCTTCACTTCTGATCCATTTTGGAGGCAGAGGTGAATTGCCAAGGTAGCGAAGTCATCACTTGTACTGGAATGTTTGTTATCGACGCAAACGGCAAGACCCTTTCAGCTTCCCTCTCTCAAAATTTTTTTAATCCGGGCACGAGCTTCCTGCGAGAGAGAAGCCTCAGGAAGATATTGAGTTTCTTCCACATGTTCCGAGCAGTAGTGCAGGGTTTTTCTCAGAAAATGCATCTGCTTCCAATAGCGCGAGCAGAACTTGCACATGAGCAGATGCATACGCAAAGCAAGTCGCCTCGACAGCGGCAGTTGGTTGTCCAATGACTCAGATATCAGCTGAGCCGCCTCTTTACAACTGAGCATCACTCCCTCTTTACATGTTCGCCAGAAAACCAATTTCCCTCGAGGCATTCACGCAAGCGTAAACGCGCACGGTGAAGCAAGACTCCCCCGTTAGTCGTTGACACTCCTAGAATTTTACAAATTTCCGCAATACTCAAACCATCGAGTTCCCTAAGAGTAAAAGCCTGATGCTGTCGCAAAGGCAGTTCTGTAAGGCACTCTTGCAGTACGCCCCAGAACTCGCGCTGCCGAAAAAGCAGACCTGGATCTGTGGCCCATTTTGCCGGACCCTGCCGCCATCCTCCCCTCTCATCGAAAGGCTCATTTCCGTGGAAGACTTTAGATTCGGTATGGTCCACAGACAACTCTCTGCTCGCCTTCCGTATATGGTCCACAATCTTGTGCTTGAGAATACCGAAAAGCCAGGTACGCAAGGTAGAATGGCCCTTGAAGGTCTCTCGACCCCGGAAAGCAGCCAGCAAAGTTTCCTGAACCATATCTTCAGCAAGAACGGGGTCTTTGAGCCGAAGAAGAGCGTAACG
This window encodes:
- the tkt gene encoding transketolase, translated to MASEQNAAVDLTIHTIRTLAMDAIQKANSGHPGTPMALAPLAYVLWKRFLRHNPRNPDWFNRDRFVLSCGHASMLLYAMLFLTGYDISLEDIKNFRQWGSKTPGHPEFGLTPGVETTTGPLGQGIMNAVGMAMAEAHLAAVFNREGFPIVNHFTYAFCSDGDLMEGASHEAASLAGHFGLGKLICVYDDNHISIEGDTDLTYSDDVTGRFTAYHWHVLDVGDRANDIEALSAALAEARKEKARPSLVIVRSHIGYGSPNRQDSPKAHGEPLGEEEVKLTKRFYGWPEDETFLVPEEVLSHMRQPALRQGQELQETWEGLFAAYSDSFPELARQFRRVLAGELPADWDRDIPRFHVDDGPLATRAASGKVLQAFADKVPWLMGGSADLAPSTKTLLPDSPYFGKDTYHGRNIAWGVREHAMAACCSGMALHGGVRPYAATFFIFSDYARPAMRLAALMKLPVIYVLTHDSIGVGEDGPTHQPIEQLASFRAMPHMRVIRPADANEVSYAWRVAMERTDGPTMLILSRQGLPVFERTTAAAAEGLRKGAYILAREKADVPEVILIASGSEVALILQAQKELARVNIDARVVSMPCWELFEEQSEEYQNEVLPPQVRQRLAVEAGVAMGWRRWVGDGGEIIAISSFGASAPARENFAHYGFTVENVVQKARILVAK
- a CDS encoding zf-HC2 domain-containing protein is translated as MLSCKEAAQLISESLDNQLPLSRRLALRMHLLMCKFCSRYWKQMHFLRKTLHYCSEHVEETQYLPEASLSQEARARIKKILREGS
- a CDS encoding sigma-70 family RNA polymerase sigma factor; this translates as MDRHQLPDPETWVDEHGDALFRYALLRLKDPVLAEDMVQETLLAAFRGRETFKGHSTLRTWLFGILKHKIVDHIRKASRELSVDHTESKVFHGNEPFDERGGWRQGPAKWATDPGLLFRQREFWGVLQECLTELPLRQHQAFTLRELDGLSIAEICKILGVSTTNGGVLLHRARLRLRECLEGNWFSGEHVKRE